The stretch of DNA TCCCGCAGGCCGCCGCGACAGGTGATGACGAGGAAGACGACCTCGAACAGCACCCAGCCGCCGTGCTCCAGCGCGCGAGGGAGGCTGCCCACGTCCGTGCCGAAGATGGACTGGGGCCAGAAGACGCCCCGCAGCAGGTGGTCCGCCACGACGACGGCCGAGTAGACGCCCACCACGCGCACGTCGCGGTAGACGGCCAGGAACGCCATCGACCCGAAGATGTGGAAGTGCGTTTCGATGCGCCCGTCGGTGAGGTGGATGAGCAGCGCCGACCAGAGCGCCTGCGCCACCGCGATGACGAAGCGCGTGCTCGCGAGCCCCGAGCGCAGCAGGCCCAGGGCGACGGGGAGGCTCGAGAGGACGAAGCCCAGCAGCCCCGCGGCCCAGACGTGGGGATGGATGGCGCTCGAGGTGCCCACCCACGTCCGAGGCGAGAGCCACAGCGCCAGCGCGAGCCCCGCGCCCCATTGGAGCCCCAGGAGGAGCGCGAACATACGGTCCGTGCGACGAGTGAGGGCGAGCTGATGCGCGTCGAAGATGTCCTGCGCACGTCGCGCGAGGGCCGTCGCGTCGACTGAGATGTGCATGCCGCGAATCCGAGGGCGAAGAGACTGGGTTGAAACGCACCCACCTATACCCGGCGGATCCGCCCACGTGAACCACCCTCGAAAAGTGACAGGCACGCTCGCTCATGTAGGCCTGAAGACAGGCCCATGAAGGCCACACGGGCGGTCAGGGGGCGGGCCGCGGCCTGCCGCGGTGCGGAAGCTCAGGTCCGCGCGCGCCGCGAGGCCTTCTTCTCCCGCTCACCGAGTGCGGCCTGGAGGTACTTGCCCGCCAGCTTCCGGCCGATGAGCTCCTGGGCGATCTCCCCGGCCTCGACGAGCCGATCCAGGTCGATGCCGGTGTCTATGCCCATCCCCTGGAACATGAAGACGGCATCCTCCGTGGCGAGGTTGCCCGCGGCGCCCGGCGCGTAGGGACAGCCCCCGAGCCCGCCGATGCTCGCGTCGAACGTCGTCACGCCCGCGGACAAGCCGACGAGCGCGTTGGCGAGCGCGGTGCCGCGCGTGTCGTGCAGGTGCAGCGCGAGCTTGCCCACGGGGATGTGCGCGAGCAGCGCTTCGAGGATCTCCTCCGTCTGCCGGGGCGTGCCCACACCAATCGTGTCGCCGAGGCTCAGCTGGTAGATGCCCGCGTCCACCAGCTGCCGGCAGATGTCGACGACGCGCTCCACTGGGACGTGCCCCTCGTAGGGACAGCCCCACACGGTGGACAGGTAGCCGCGCACGCGCATGCCGGACTGGAGCGCGGCGGCCGTCACCTCGCGCGCGCCGGCGAGCGCCTCCGCGATGCTCTTGTTGATGTTCTTCCTGGAGTGGGCCTCGGACGCGGAGATGAACACCGCCGCCTCCTCGAGGCCCGCGGCCCGGGCGCGCTCCAGGCCCTTGAGGTTGGGCACCAGCGCGGAGAACACCAC from Myxococcus stipitatus encodes:
- a CDS encoding hydroxymethylglutaryl-CoA lyase, giving the protein MPENAQSRARSSFLGRLPERVDVYEVGPRDGLQNELRTLPTRDKARLIDALVAAGEKRIEVTSFVSPRWIPQLADAEEVLKLVGRREGVVFSALVPNLKGLERARAAGLEEAAVFISASEAHSRKNINKSIAEALAGAREVTAAALQSGMRVRGYLSTVWGCPYEGHVPVERVVDICRQLVDAGIYQLSLGDTIGVGTPRQTEEILEALLAHIPVGKLALHLHDTRGTALANALVGLSAGVTTFDASIGGLGGCPYAPGAAGNLATEDAVFMFQGMGIDTGIDLDRLVEAGEIAQELIGRKLAGKYLQAALGEREKKASRRART